The Pseudanabaena galeata CCNP1313 genome has a segment encoding these proteins:
- a CDS encoding helix-turn-helix domain-containing protein, with protein MTFENLNFEVDATGIVAKLRAASGLTQREFAERIGMNQSQLARIESGKQFPKIETLAKIASGAGYALQIHFLTSTNEQISPISIIFGDTPMADSSEYSVYFASIQQGLLSERENFLWVLDDIRSSLRSRNIHPEVIPNYLGLAKACHDQCLGKSWTLIDIIEESSKNGIAVDSPNVFTSLFDILKG; from the coding sequence ATGACATTTGAAAATCTTAACTTTGAAGTTGATGCAACTGGCATAGTCGCTAAGTTGAGGGCTGCTAGTGGGCTTACGCAAAGAGAATTTGCGGAGCGCATTGGTATGAATCAATCACAACTTGCGCGAATAGAATCAGGTAAACAATTTCCAAAAATTGAGACGTTAGCAAAAATTGCATCGGGTGCAGGTTATGCACTTCAGATCCACTTTCTGACTAGTACAAACGAACAAATTTCACCTATCTCTATCATTTTTGGAGATACTCCTATGGCTGATTCGTCTGAATATTCTGTCTATTTCGCCAGTATTCAACAAGGGCTACTGTCAGAGCGGGAAAACTTTCTATGGGTTTTGGACGATATCAGAAGTAGTTTGAGATCGCGTAATATCCATCCTGAAGTAATACCTAACTACTTAGGTTTAGCAAAAGCTTGTCATGATCAATGTCTTGGTAAAAGCTGGACTCTGATTGATATTATCGAAGAATCATCTAAGAACGGGATTGCTGTAGATAGCCCAAATGTATTTACATCACTTTTTGACATCTTAAAGGGGTAG
- a CDS encoding double zinc ribbon domain-containing protein, whose protein sequence is MNILQGDKSPNSGETLAAYVKRIRISLGLNQRELAAISSIHLQSLGKIERGLTAKLSSHSKTGLASALQVPVEYLEAVSRGTSIEPVSMLKFCPSCWTPGNPADPMWMDVRAKFCFLCGGKLGDRCTHCQQTISSLKHHFCPFCGSPYKSKLISQSSSG, encoded by the coding sequence GTGAATATTTTACAGGGTGATAAATCGCCTAACTCTGGTGAAACCTTGGCTGCCTATGTCAAACGTATCCGAATTTCCCTCGGTTTGAATCAGAGGGAGTTGGCGGCGATTTCGTCGATTCATTTGCAGAGTTTGGGCAAGATTGAACGGGGACTGACGGCTAAGCTGAGTTCTCATAGTAAAACTGGTTTGGCTTCGGCTTTGCAAGTTCCCGTGGAATATTTAGAGGCTGTTTCTCGTGGTACTTCCATTGAGCCTGTTTCTATGCTTAAGTTCTGTCCATCTTGCTGGACTCCTGGCAATCCTGCTGATCCTATGTGGATGGATGTCAGGGCTAAGTTTTGCTTTCTCTGTGGGGGGAAACTTGGCGATCGCTGTACTCATTGCCAGCAAACTATTTCTTCGCTCAAGCATCACTTCTGTCCTTTTTGTGGTTCTCCCTATAAGTCTAAACTGATTTCTCAAAGCTCGTCTGGGTAA
- a CDS encoding tyrosine-type recombinase/integrase — protein MTITLATVTTEFLERTGLAQSTVQSYELSLMPLLKEYGSYPIELLSRATLTKYLEGLTDLAYTTHHRHQAILQALFNFAVERGYLKANPIVRLHRRKPNPEKGEHHADGVIRYLSPEQIVSLYQVVERDGRMKALVCLLHRTGARIAEILSLQLAEINLKERKFQVIGKGNKTRWCFYSEDAATGLEKYLKYYRHKESPALFTTQQPVTEKVTPLSYQTAHRDWTKLTKNDPKLQGIRMHDLRHTFATERVGLMGIEELRALMGHTNINTTLRYQKVTSERAEITAHKALNQLLQNSENSQT, from the coding sequence TTGACTATCACACTAGCTACAGTTACCACTGAATTCCTAGAGCGTACAGGACTAGCCCAAAGCACCGTGCAATCCTACGAACTAAGCCTAATGCCACTACTCAAAGAATATGGCAGTTATCCCATTGAATTATTGAGTCGAGCAACCCTAACAAAATACCTAGAAGGCTTAACAGATCTCGCCTATACGACCCATCACCGTCACCAAGCCATCCTCCAAGCCCTATTCAACTTTGCCGTAGAGCGCGGTTATCTAAAAGCCAACCCCATCGTCCGACTGCATCGGCGCAAACCAAACCCAGAGAAAGGAGAACATCATGCCGATGGAGTAATTCGATACCTATCGCCCGAACAGATCGTCAGTCTCTACCAAGTCGTAGAACGCGACGGTCGCATGAAAGCATTGGTCTGCTTGCTGCATCGCACAGGAGCGAGGATCGCGGAAATCCTGAGCTTGCAATTAGCAGAAATCAACCTCAAAGAACGTAAATTTCAAGTGATCGGCAAAGGCAATAAAACCCGATGGTGTTTCTACAGCGAAGATGCGGCAACCGGATTAGAAAAATATCTAAAATACTATCGACACAAGGAATCACCAGCCTTATTCACCACCCAACAGCCTGTGACGGAGAAAGTTACCCCCTTGAGTTATCAGACAGCCCATCGTGACTGGACAAAATTAACTAAGAATGACCCAAAACTCCAAGGTATCAGAATGCACGACCTCCGTCACACCTTTGCCACCGAGAGAGTTGGCTTAATGGGTATCGAAGAATTACGCGCCTTAATGGGACATACAAATATCAACACCACCTTACGCTATCAAAAAGTTACTTCTGAACGAGCAGAGATAACTGCTCACAAAGCTTTAAATCAACTGCTCCAAAACTCAGAAAACAGCCAAACTTAA
- the topA gene encoding type I DNA topoisomerase, which produces MKKLLLVESPSKCKTIQAILGNEWQVEASFGHFTELAKDGEDSLGFTMHKDTNKIECRYQLTEGKGQQVVAKLRAAVKNASEVVLATDGDREGEGIAWHLQQQLHLRNPKRAVYNQITPTAVKAAIANAHQLDLNLISAQRARQCLDRLIGFKVSPLVRRTSGGSSAGRVQSVALHIVCQREREINTFVPITYWSVWTEYTEGFTAFYAGSSEIEPVLDDQDVTDDAAEVNTESTVESKRILSEAEAARIIQVARNHPHIVREATGVTAQKSPLPPFITSSLQQAASVRLGLSPEETMKLAQELFEGVDLPQGRKGLITYHRTDSTSLAPEFCAEVKEWLSKHDPDNVPKKTTRHREQANAQSAHEAIRPTYLSITPKTVRDHLSAKQHQLYELIWRRAVASQCANALIQKSRVIIQAGSTLWQTRGSILTFAGYTRYWNDLSKDKHIPALTSGQTLALANAGFTQKQTQPPARYSEAKLVQVLERQGVGRPSTFAAIVKTLKDRTYVLLKGKVLEPSALGMSTDDVLHKTFPDLLRADFTAGMETTLDEISVGKLEWQSYLIGWHQSYFQPMLARAYTNLGADLQPSDRKNELSDVACPNCSHPLSKIPSKKVSGGHFLKCEHGCENLVMFWSDRRNQWEIPQPKGENAVMAEVTSFACPVCGKPLAKFPYHKDGVDKVMLKCADVQARQRKDHADVVFFWSSQEKWWSKKFGDLDEAAKPNLGKVATAKEKKVSQGKPKQAGKVAKSRPKKLS; this is translated from the coding sequence ATGAAAAAGCTGTTACTCGTTGAATCTCCATCTAAATGCAAAACCATCCAAGCCATCCTCGGTAATGAATGGCAAGTGGAAGCTTCCTTTGGTCACTTTACGGAACTAGCCAAAGATGGTGAAGATAGCTTGGGCTTTACGATGCACAAAGATACCAACAAAATTGAATGTCGCTATCAATTAACCGAAGGTAAAGGACAACAGGTCGTCGCTAAACTTCGGGCGGCTGTAAAAAATGCTTCAGAGGTGGTGCTTGCGACCGATGGCGATCGCGAGGGTGAGGGGATCGCATGGCATTTACAACAGCAACTTCATCTCCGTAATCCTAAACGCGCTGTCTATAACCAGATTACGCCTACGGCGGTTAAGGCGGCGATCGCCAATGCACATCAGTTAGATTTGAATCTGATTTCAGCGCAACGGGCTAGGCAATGCTTAGATCGGTTGATTGGGTTTAAGGTTTCACCTTTGGTAAGACGGACTAGTGGCGGTAGCTCGGCTGGTCGGGTGCAGTCAGTTGCTTTGCATATTGTCTGTCAGCGCGAACGGGAGATTAATACCTTTGTGCCGATTACTTACTGGTCGGTATGGACAGAATATACTGAAGGCTTCACGGCTTTCTATGCTGGTAGTAGTGAAATTGAGCCAGTGCTTGACGATCAGGATGTCACCGATGATGCGGCGGAAGTGAATACAGAATCTACGGTGGAGTCAAAACGGATATTGTCGGAAGCGGAAGCAGCCCGAATTATTCAAGTAGCCCGTAATCATCCCCATATCGTTCGCGAAGCAACGGGTGTGACTGCTCAGAAATCACCATTACCACCTTTCATTACCAGTTCGCTCCAGCAAGCTGCTTCAGTGAGATTAGGGCTATCGCCTGAAGAGACAATGAAATTGGCTCAAGAGTTGTTTGAGGGTGTCGATTTGCCCCAAGGTCGGAAGGGTTTGATTACCTATCACCGCACGGATAGCACTAGTCTCGCGCCTGAGTTTTGTGCTGAGGTGAAGGAATGGCTATCGAAACACGATCCTGATAATGTCCCTAAGAAAACTACTCGTCATCGTGAACAGGCGAATGCTCAATCCGCCCATGAAGCGATTCGTCCTACCTATTTGAGTATTACTCCGAAAACGGTTAGAGATCATCTCAGTGCCAAACAGCATCAACTCTATGAGTTAATCTGGCGTAGAGCCGTTGCCTCTCAATGTGCGAATGCTTTGATTCAGAAAAGTCGGGTGATTATTCAGGCAGGTTCGACGCTCTGGCAAACTAGAGGCAGTATTCTCACCTTTGCGGGTTATACGCGCTATTGGAATGATCTGAGTAAGGATAAACATATTCCTGCTTTAACGAGCGGTCAGACCTTGGCTTTGGCAAATGCAGGTTTTACGCAGAAACAAACTCAACCTCCTGCGCGGTATAGCGAGGCGAAGTTGGTACAGGTGCTAGAGCGTCAGGGTGTGGGTAGACCGAGTACTTTTGCCGCGATCGTGAAGACGCTGAAGGATAGAACCTATGTGTTACTTAAGGGTAAGGTTCTCGAACCTTCGGCTTTGGGAATGTCTACGGATGATGTGTTGCATAAAACTTTTCCCGATCTGCTCAGAGCCGATTTTACCGCAGGGATGGAGACGACTTTGGATGAAATCTCGGTGGGTAAGTTGGAGTGGCAAAGCTATTTGATTGGTTGGCATCAGTCCTATTTTCAGCCGATGTTGGCGCGGGCTTATACAAATCTCGGTGCGGATTTACAGCCAAGCGATCGTAAAAATGAGCTTTCAGATGTGGCTTGTCCTAATTGCAGTCATCCTCTCAGTAAGATTCCTTCTAAGAAGGTGAGTGGTGGGCATTTTCTCAAGTGTGAGCATGGCTGTGAGAATCTGGTCATGTTTTGGAGTGATCGCCGCAATCAGTGGGAGATTCCTCAACCGAAGGGTGAGAATGCAGTGATGGCGGAGGTTACTAGTTTTGCTTGTCCTGTCTGTGGCAAGCCTTTGGCTAAGTTTCCCTACCATAAGGATGGTGTGGATAAGGTAATGTTGAAGTGTGCGGATGTTCAGGCGCGGCAACGCAAGGATCATGCGGATGTGGTCTTTTTCTGGTCTTCTCAGGAGAAGTGGTGGTCGAAGAAGTTTGGCGATTTGGATGAGGCGGCTAAGCCGAATTTGGGTAAGGTTGCTACTGCGAAGGAGAAGAAAGTTTCTCAGGGGAAGCCGAAACAGGCGGGTAAAGTGGCTAAGTCTCGTCCTAAAAAGTTGTCTTGA
- a CDS encoding type IV secretory system conjugative DNA transfer family protein → MHILKLLNWQKHLLLLAIAVLATCVSPSVSAQSLTVDSVAPVEQKKSNSIGLPPEIAFITSQLFTPTGGIIAACIVGMVLLGRTGGSSKNKLAHAHWVGGTEIAAARKKAKEQINRRERNKLTLFVVKPKLVFPAELISSPGVATPNHEKPVEGEKPKVIQVSKTDRTIWLPDANRGIAVLGGTGSGKTYGVIDPAIRSAIDQGFPIILYDYKYAEQSSRIAGIAADAGYKVSIFAPSFPESGICNPLDFIRDATDVDMARQVAIVLNRNFKSGGKGNEDPFFTNSGDQLIQAVLLLAKTTPYPDIIFCAKALGANNLPARVQNANLPTWVETSFGQLISMADSEKTVASVISTASILFSRFMSPDILSVFCGKTTIPMNLKGKHLLVIGMKREKQDVVAPLLATVLHMIVTRNVTSKREDPLLVAIDELPTLYLPSLVQWLNVHREDGLSCMLGFQNLVQLEETYGKEVSRAIFGGCATKAIFNPLEPESAKIFSDYLGDEHLKYKSKSRSSGGGKTSTSTSDQERTRKLFAPEDFLKLPQGNCILISPGYSSKKEANVPRRCNIKIPKVDADRAENSKSRWEALKVELEQEGHQIPITDAAILARKDYFLDNFPLPAKDTPATPKSTVPAWAEGL, encoded by the coding sequence ATGCATATTTTGAAATTATTAAATTGGCAAAAGCATCTGTTGTTATTGGCGATCGCTGTCTTGGCAACCTGTGTAAGTCCATCAGTTTCTGCTCAATCATTAACAGTTGACAGCGTTGCTCCTGTAGAGCAGAAAAAGTCTAATTCCATAGGATTACCACCCGAAATTGCTTTCATTACCAGTCAGCTATTTACGCCTACGGGTGGAATTATTGCGGCTTGTATTGTCGGCATGGTTTTACTGGGGCGGACAGGCGGTAGTAGCAAAAACAAATTAGCTCATGCCCATTGGGTCGGTGGAACGGAGATTGCGGCGGCGCGAAAAAAAGCTAAGGAGCAAATTAATCGTCGCGAACGCAATAAGCTGACTTTGTTTGTGGTTAAGCCTAAATTAGTCTTTCCTGCTGAACTAATCTCCAGCCCAGGCGTGGCGACACCGAATCATGAAAAACCAGTCGAGGGCGAAAAGCCCAAAGTCATTCAGGTATCAAAAACAGATCGGACAATTTGGCTACCCGATGCTAATCGCGGCATTGCTGTGCTGGGTGGCACTGGTTCGGGTAAAACCTATGGGGTGATCGATCCTGCCATTCGCAGTGCGATCGATCAAGGATTTCCGATTATTCTCTACGACTACAAATATGCGGAGCAGTCCTCACGGATTGCAGGAATCGCGGCGGATGCAGGATACAAGGTCAGTATCTTTGCCCCTAGCTTTCCTGAAAGCGGGATCTGTAATCCCCTTGACTTTATTCGCGATGCGACGGATGTGGATATGGCAAGACAAGTGGCGATCGTCCTGAATCGCAACTTTAAATCAGGAGGCAAAGGTAATGAAGATCCTTTCTTTACCAATAGCGGCGATCAACTGATTCAAGCCGTGCTGTTACTAGCCAAGACAACGCCTTATCCCGATATTATTTTCTGTGCCAAAGCATTAGGCGCGAATAATCTTCCCGCCAGAGTCCAAAATGCGAATCTACCGACTTGGGTAGAAACCAGTTTTGGACAGTTGATTTCCATGGCTGACTCTGAGAAAACGGTTGCTTCCGTAATCTCGACGGCGAGTATTCTCTTCAGTCGTTTCATGTCTCCCGATATTCTCAGCGTATTTTGTGGCAAGACCACGATTCCGATGAACTTAAAAGGTAAGCATCTGCTAGTGATCGGTATGAAACGCGAAAAGCAAGATGTGGTTGCCCCGCTTTTAGCGACTGTCCTGCATATGATCGTCACCCGCAATGTCACCAGCAAACGTGAAGATCCTCTCCTTGTCGCGATCGATGAGTTGCCGACCCTCTATTTACCGAGTCTTGTCCAATGGCTAAACGTTCACCGTGAAGACGGACTTTCTTGTATGTTGGGTTTCCAAAACCTCGTCCAGTTAGAAGAAACCTATGGCAAAGAGGTATCTAGGGCAATTTTCGGTGGTTGTGCCACTAAAGCGATTTTCAATCCCCTCGAACCTGAATCAGCAAAGATTTTTTCGGACTATCTCGGTGACGAACATCTCAAATACAAGTCAAAATCGCGGAGTTCAGGCGGTGGTAAGACTAGCACCAGTACATCGGATCAGGAAAGAACTCGCAAACTATTTGCACCAGAGGATTTTCTCAAATTACCGCAAGGTAACTGTATTCTCATTTCCCCTGGTTATAGCTCCAAGAAAGAAGCGAATGTCCCCCGTCGCTGCAATATCAAAATCCCTAAAGTTGATGCGGATCGGGCGGAAAACAGTAAATCTAGATGGGAGGCTCTAAAAGTCGAACTAGAACAGGAAGGGCATCAAATCCCCATTACCGACGCGGCGATCTTGGCTCGTAAGGATTACTTTCTAGATAACTTTCCTTTACCTGCGAAGGATACTCCTGCAACACCTAAGTCCACTGTTCCTGCTTGGGCTGAAGGTTTATAG
- a CDS encoding TrbI/VirB10 family protein has product MTGVAMITEVAEQPLATEKANVKADEIDFAYLTGFQPDLPPDTGGETNDVDEDDDLDPEEHRTIRGLISSPFSKIALVGGAGLFGFLLVGLFMNSVMSSSAKPLDAKSGGKDANTVVASTLDPKDAEIAKFKTDLALGSQLSAGKSKTLRPAVLPKSDSKLDAKDKDKPDPNATKSSDRTLESPVVVSNLSAPPLASAPIYPVRQIMSPVEPMVMPSRIFAASPPAEVKNPAEEWQRLASIGSYGNLAAPTEMPKAIFPNPAIASNASTQSLVIEKPRSDSLTSYLAQSEKSLQAINANTLLVGTTARASLKTALVFSTDGSRVIGSAPGLIPKFIVTLQEAISTADGKVAIPANASLIVVARPLDAKSGLSELDVVGIVINGRELTPPANAITIRGADGAPLIADKYFDRGSEISGMDVGTFLTSALAEVGKLTNSPTSTSSISTLGGSSTVNTAPPPNYIGAALSGGFGILSETLNRRSQQALEEIKTRPNVFFIPAGKELQVFVNQSVTF; this is encoded by the coding sequence GTGACAGGAGTTGCCATGATTACGGAAGTTGCCGAACAGCCATTAGCCACTGAAAAAGCTAATGTAAAAGCTGATGAAATTGACTTTGCCTATCTAACGGGTTTTCAGCCTGATCTACCGCCTGATACTGGTGGTGAAACCAACGATGTTGATGAAGATGACGATCTCGATCCAGAGGAGCATCGCACCATACGGGGACTGATTAGTAGTCCTTTTTCTAAAATTGCTTTAGTCGGCGGCGCGGGCTTATTCGGCTTTTTGCTAGTCGGACTATTCATGAATAGTGTCATGTCATCCAGTGCTAAGCCCTTAGATGCGAAATCTGGTGGCAAAGATGCCAATACTGTTGTCGCTTCCACCCTCGATCCCAAAGATGCAGAAATCGCTAAGTTCAAGACCGATTTGGCTTTGGGTAGTCAGCTTTCCGCAGGTAAATCGAAAACATTGCGTCCAGCCGTTTTACCGAAATCAGATTCTAAACTTGATGCCAAAGATAAGGACAAGCCAGACCCAAATGCGACGAAATCTAGCGATCGCACTCTTGAGTCACCTGTAGTAGTCAGCAACCTCTCAGCGCCGCCATTGGCAAGTGCGCCCATCTATCCTGTACGACAAATCATGTCGCCAGTCGAACCGATGGTGATGCCTTCGCGTATTTTTGCCGCTAGTCCACCTGCGGAAGTCAAAAATCCTGCCGAAGAATGGCAGAGATTGGCAAGCATTGGTAGTTACGGAAATCTGGCGGCTCCCACCGAAATGCCGAAAGCGATCTTCCCTAATCCCGCGATCGCTAGTAATGCCAGCACCCAAAGCCTTGTGATTGAGAAACCGCGCTCAGATTCCTTAACCAGTTATCTCGCCCAATCCGAAAAGTCACTTCAGGCTATCAATGCCAATACTTTGCTAGTGGGGACTACCGCAAGAGCATCATTGAAAACAGCGTTGGTGTTCTCCACTGATGGTAGTCGGGTGATTGGCTCTGCCCCTGGACTAATCCCGAAATTTATCGTCACGCTCCAAGAAGCAATTTCAACGGCGGATGGGAAAGTTGCCATTCCTGCGAATGCGTCTCTAATTGTGGTTGCGCGTCCCTTGGATGCTAAATCAGGATTATCGGAATTAGATGTGGTTGGAATCGTGATCAATGGTCGAGAGCTTACGCCTCCTGCCAATGCGATTACGATTCGTGGTGCGGATGGTGCGCCGTTGATTGCAGATAAATACTTCGATCGCGGTTCGGAAATTAGCGGCATGGACGTAGGCACTTTTCTGACCTCCGCCCTTGCTGAAGTTGGCAAACTCACCAACAGTCCGACTAGTACCAGCAGCATATCTACGCTTGGGGGTAGTTCTACGGTTAATACAGCACCACCACCGAATTATATTGGAGCGGCGCTCAGTGGTGGCTTTGGCATTCTCTCAGAAACTTTGAATCGTCGCAGTCAACAGGCGCTCGAAGAAATCAAAACCCGTCCTAACGTCTTCTTTATCCCCGCAGGTAAAGAACTACAGGTATTTGTGAATCAGTCTGTGACTTTCTAA